From the genome of Microbacterium lacus, one region includes:
- a CDS encoding GbsR/MarR family transcriptional regulator: protein MEHRGTEAAEQAAAMMTAAGMPRMPARVMMALVGSPDAGYTAAELADRLGVSAAAVSGAVRYLQAIHIIHRLPHHGDRRDRYDIADDGWRVVLTANLPLYERLADFVDRVADDNADAPQSVARARDMSGFFRFLGERMPRLLDEWDAERDRG from the coding sequence GTGGAACACCGCGGAACGGAGGCCGCCGAACAGGCCGCGGCGATGATGACGGCGGCCGGGATGCCGCGCATGCCCGCCCGTGTGATGATGGCGCTCGTCGGCTCGCCCGACGCAGGCTACACGGCGGCGGAGCTCGCCGATCGGCTCGGAGTGTCGGCGGCTGCTGTCTCGGGCGCCGTGCGCTATCTGCAGGCGATCCACATCATCCATCGGCTCCCCCACCACGGCGACCGACGGGACCGCTACGACATCGCCGACGACGGCTGGCGCGTGGTCCTCACCGCCAATCTGCCGCTGTACGAGCGCCTCGCCGACTTCGTGGACCGCGTCGCGGATGACAACGCCGACGCTCCCCAGTCGGTCGCGCGCGCCCGCGACATGTCGGGATTCTTCCGCTTCCTCGGCGAGCGGATGCCGCGCCTCTTGGACGAATGGGACGCCGAGCGCGACCGGGGTTAG
- a CDS encoding dihydrofolate reductase family protein — MRALVYYIATTIDGFIADADGDFSQFPVDPATLADLFARYPETCPAHVRAALGVSAPPRRFDTVLMGRRTHEPAVQAGLVDGAYPHLRQIVVTHREVPASAHIETISGDVAARVAELKAEPGADIWLCGGGDLAGQLADQIDEVQLKINPLALGRGVPLFGGAGVPRALDLEPVGVEPLSGGVILATYRRAGQL, encoded by the coding sequence GTGCGCGCGCTGGTGTACTACATCGCCACCACGATCGACGGATTCATCGCCGACGCGGACGGTGACTTCTCGCAGTTCCCGGTCGACCCCGCCACCCTTGCGGACCTGTTCGCGAGGTATCCCGAGACGTGCCCGGCGCATGTGCGAGCAGCCCTCGGGGTCTCCGCACCTCCGCGACGCTTCGACACGGTGCTCATGGGCAGGCGGACGCACGAGCCCGCCGTGCAGGCAGGCCTCGTCGACGGCGCCTATCCGCATCTGCGGCAGATCGTCGTGACCCACCGCGAAGTGCCCGCCTCGGCGCACATCGAGACGATCTCCGGAGACGTCGCCGCCCGCGTGGCGGAACTGAAGGCGGAGCCGGGCGCCGACATCTGGCTCTGCGGCGGAGGCGACCTCGCCGGGCAGCTCGCGGACCAGATCGACGAGGTGCAGCTGAAGATCAACCCGCTCGCCCTGGGGCGCGGTGTCCCGCTCTTCGGCGGCGCAGGCGTCCCTCGCGCACTGGACCTCGAGCCGGTCGGTGTCGAGCCGCTGTCCGGAGGCGTGATCCTCGCGACCTACCGGCGTGCGGGTCAGTTGTAG
- a CDS encoding NUDIX domain-containing protein, producing MPTSSAGILLYRLEEGAPPEVLIAHMGGPFWARKDAGAWSIPKGEYDPDEEGALDAALREFREELGVAAPDADYAELGTFAYSSGKRVTVFVSDGSGFALDGLAFGEFEMEWPPRSGRVQSFPEVDQVEWVRMDAARERLVKGQRPAIDALERHLADAQR from the coding sequence ATGCCGACCTCCAGCGCGGGCATCCTCCTCTACCGGCTCGAGGAGGGTGCCCCGCCGGAGGTGCTGATCGCCCATATGGGCGGACCCTTCTGGGCGCGCAAGGACGCCGGGGCGTGGTCGATCCCGAAGGGCGAATACGACCCCGACGAGGAGGGCGCGCTGGACGCGGCGCTTCGCGAGTTCCGCGAAGAGCTCGGCGTCGCGGCCCCCGATGCCGACTACGCCGAGCTCGGCACGTTCGCGTATTCGTCCGGCAAGCGCGTCACGGTCTTCGTCTCGGACGGATCGGGCTTCGCGCTGGACGGCCTCGCCTTCGGCGAGTTCGAGATGGAGTGGCCGCCGCGGTCCGGCCGGGTCCAGTCCTTCCCAGAGGTCGACCAGGTGGAGTGGGTGAGGATGGATGCCGCCCGCGAGCGGCTCGTGAAGGGTCAGCGACCCGCGATCGATGCGCTCGAGCGGCACCTGGCGGATGCGCAGCGCTGA